The Pseudomonas protegens genome contains the following window.
ATGCCTCCTCTCTCTAGTGCTATGACGGGATTGCACAAGCTGCCCGTCGACCCCTTGCGACTATTGAGGAATAAAAAATGAACATGAAGAAAACCGCTGCCGGTGCTGCCCTGGCCTTCGCTGCCGCCACTATGTTTGCCAGTGTCGTGACTCAAGTGTCTGCTGCCGATGCCCAGGTGCACTGCTACGGCGTCAACGCCTGCAAAGGCCAGAACGACTGCAAGACCAAGGACCACGCCTGCAAAGGCATGGGCGCTTGCAAAGGCCAGGGCTTCAAGGCCATGACCCAGGCGGCGTGCGAAAAAGCCGGCGGCAAAGTCGGCGAGTAAGCGGCGAATCCGTGCTGCCGCAGTGGCGACTGACGACCACTGCGGCCACGTTGCGAGGAGTTCGCGATGTCTGACCTTTCTTCCTGCCTGGGCTACGGCCTGGGTTTGCGCAGCGCCTACTACCAGCAGATTCTCGATGAAGCACCGGACGTCGACTGGTTTGAAGTGGTGTCCGAGAACTTCATGGTCGAGGGCGGCAAGGCTCTGTATTACCTGGACGCCATTGCCGAGCGTTACCCCATCGTGATGCATGGGGTGTCGCTGTCCATTGGTGGTCCCCATGCCCTGGACCTGGACTACCTCAAGCAACTCAAGCAACTGGCCCGACGGGTGGACCCGGCCTGGATCTCCGATCACCTGTGCTGGAGCCGGGGCAACGCTCATCAACTGCACGATCTGCTGCCCTTGCCCTACACCGAGGAGAGCCTGGAATACGTGGCGGGTCGGGTGCGGCAGGTGCAGGAGGTGCTGGAGCGGCCCCTGGTGCTGGAGAACGTCTCCAGTTATGTGCGCGCCGCGGCCGATCAATTCAGCGAATGGGAGTTTCTCGCGGCCTTGAGCCAGCTCAGCGGCTGCGAGCTGTTGCTGGACGTGAACAACGTCTATGTCAGTTCGCGCAATCACGGTTTCGATCCCTGGCAGTTCATCCAGGGGCTGCCGGCGCAGCGGGTGCGGCAACTGCATCTGGCCGGGCACCAGGACTACGGCGATTACGTGATCGACACCCACGACCATCCGGTGTGCGATCCGGTCTGGGCACTGTATCAACGCACCCTTGAACACCTGGGTCCGGTGGCGACCCTGCTGGAGCGCGACGATCATTTTCCACCCTTGCACGAGCTGCTCACCGAACTGCACAAGGCCCGCGCGCTCGGGCAACAGGCTCTGGCCGGGAGGCAGCGATGCGCCTGAATGACTGGCAATTGGCTTTCGAACGCTATCTGCTGGGCGAACAGGCCCAGGCCCGCGCGGCCCTGCAACAGAGCCTGATCGGTGGCCCGACCCTGGATGTCGAGACGGGCCTGGCGATCTATCACAACGCCTACCTGGCCCGGCTGCAGGAGGTCATGGGCAGCGACTTCCCGGCCATCTGGCACTGGCTGGGGGACGCTGAATTCCAGGCACTGACCGGCGCCTATATTCGCCAATGCCCGTCCCGGCATTTCAGCCTGCGCTGGCTGGGGCAGGGTTTTGCCGAGTTTATCCAGGGCCATCTGGTGCCGGAGCAGGGCGCGCCCCTGGCGGAACTGGCGCGCCTGGAATGGGCCTTCACCCTGGCCTTCGATGCCGCCGAAGCCCAGGTGCTGACGGTGGAAGCCATGGCCGGGCTGGAGGCTGAACAATGGCCGCTGCTGCAACTGCGCCTGGCGCCCTGTGTGCAGTGGCTCGACTGTCGCTACAACAGCCTGGCCCAGTGGCGCGCGGTCAAGGAGCAGGGGGATTTCCCCGACAGTGCCTTACTCGATCAGCAACAGGTGTGCCTGGTCTGGCGAGCGGAGCGGGTCTGCCGGTATCGCAGCCTGACCGCCGAAGAAGCCGCGGCACTGCGGGGCATGATCGAGCAACAGTGGAATTTCGCGGAACTCTGCGCCGAGCTGGCCGTCACTTATGCCGAGGGGGCCCCGTTGCAGGCGGTTACCTGGCTGAAACAGTGGGTCGAAGAGGGCCTGGTGGTTCGCCGCGAATCCTGAAAAAACGCTGGAAATTCGATAGCCAGCTATTTTTTCAAGATGGTCTACCCTCATTTCAGACGTCTGAAACAGGGGGGATTTTTCATGCTCGCGCAACTTCCACCGGCCTTACAGAATCTGCAATTACCCTTACGCCTGCGGCTCTGGAATGGCCATGAATTCAACCTTGGGCCAGAGCCCAGCGTCACCATCGTGGTCAAGGACCCGCAGCTGGTGGCGCAATTCACCCATCCCAGCCTCGATGCGCTGGGGGGCGCCTTTGTCGAAGGCAAACTGGAACTCGAAGGTTCCATCAGCGAAGTCATCCGGGTCTGCGACGAGCTGAGCCAAGCCCTGCTGGATGAAGACGACGATAATCAGCCAGTGCGCACCCTGCACGACAAGGCCACGGACGCGGCCGCCATTTCCTATCACTACGACCTTTCCAATGCCTTCTACCAGCTGTGGCTCGACAGCGACATGGCCTATTCCTGCGCTTATTTCGAGACCGGCAGCGAGTCCCTGGAGCAGGCCCAGCAAGCCAAGTTCCGCCATTTGTGCCGCAAGCTGCGCCTGCAACCGGGGGACTACCTGCTGGACGTGGGTTGCGGCTGGGGCGGACTGGCCCGCTACGCGGCCCGCGAGTTCGGCGCCAGGGTCTTTGGCATCACCTTGAGCAAGGAGCAACTGGCCCTGGCGCGGGAACGGGTGAGTGCCGAGGGCCTGGACGATCTGGTGGAACTGCAGCTGTTGGACTATCGCGATCTGCCCCAGGATGGCCGCTTCGACAAGGTGGTCAGCGTCGGCATGTTCGAACACGTGGGCCACGCCAACCTGGCGCAGTATTGCCGGACCCTGTTCAACGCGGTGCGCGAAGGCGGCCTGGTGATGAACCACGGG
Protein-coding sequences here:
- a CDS encoding DUF692 domain-containing protein, with product MSDLSSCLGYGLGLRSAYYQQILDEAPDVDWFEVVSENFMVEGGKALYYLDAIAERYPIVMHGVSLSIGGPHALDLDYLKQLKQLARRVDPAWISDHLCWSRGNAHQLHDLLPLPYTEESLEYVAGRVRQVQEVLERPLVLENVSSYVRAAADQFSEWEFLAALSQLSGCELLLDVNNVYVSSRNHGFDPWQFIQGLPAQRVRQLHLAGHQDYGDYVIDTHDHPVCDPVWALYQRTLEHLGPVATLLERDDHFPPLHELLTELHKARALGQQALAGRQRCA
- the cfaB gene encoding C17 cyclopropane fatty acid synthase CfaB, with translation MLAQLPPALQNLQLPLRLRLWNGHEFNLGPEPSVTIVVKDPQLVAQFTHPSLDALGGAFVEGKLELEGSISEVIRVCDELSQALLDEDDDNQPVRTLHDKATDAAAISYHYDLSNAFYQLWLDSDMAYSCAYFETGSESLEQAQQAKFRHLCRKLRLQPGDYLLDVGCGWGGLARYAAREFGARVFGITLSKEQLALARERVSAEGLDDLVELQLLDYRDLPQDGRFDKVVSVGMFEHVGHANLAQYCRTLFNAVREGGLVMNHGITAKHIDGRPVGRGAGDFIERYVFPNGELPHLAMISAQISDAGLEIVDVESLRLHYARTLDHWSERLEDNLEAAARQVPEQALRIWRLYLAGCAYAFAKGWINLHQILAVKTHADGSHELPWTRDDLYHP
- a CDS encoding DNA-binding domain-containing protein, with translation MRLNDWQLAFERYLLGEQAQARAALQQSLIGGPTLDVETGLAIYHNAYLARLQEVMGSDFPAIWHWLGDAEFQALTGAYIRQCPSRHFSLRWLGQGFAEFIQGHLVPEQGAPLAELARLEWAFTLAFDAAEAQVLTVEAMAGLEAEQWPLLQLRLAPCVQWLDCRYNSLAQWRAVKEQGDFPDSALLDQQQVCLVWRAERVCRYRSLTAEEAAALRGMIEQQWNFAELCAELAVTYAEGAPLQAVTWLKQWVEEGLVVRRES